In Desulfosediminicola ganghwensis, a single window of DNA contains:
- a CDS encoding aspartate ammonia-lyase, which translates to MQIEQAIFQQVKKATGLNKEEIRFFFEKGERREYVANEWLFQESTPRQWAGILLEGRVELVRGLHGASRHIATMVPGSLISEGAFLEDDAHSNGAYTREGAVVWRINRKQLDEYKKSKPEIYFRIVERVAVGINRRLKVLSTRLYENQHEIAEMSGFRLESDSLGQREISDHAYYGVQTQRAMENFAISGVLVKNFDHLIEGLAMVKKAAAMANHELGMLDEKKAGAICDACEEIIAGKLHEFFTVDMFQGGAGTSTNMNANEVIANRGLELLGKRKGEYRYLHPNDHVNCSQSTNDAYPTAIKLAVLLSNRSLIRAMEDLKNALDEKGKEFSDVLKMGRTENQDAVPMTLGQEFSAYAVMIEGAIKSIERAAYALLDINMGATAIGTGINSPPGYANLVTEKLAEVSGFELRRAKNLVEGTQNASIFVQMSANLKLAAVQISKICNDLRWMSSGPRCGLNEINLPAMQPGSSIMPGKVNPVIPELVNQICYQVMGYDMVVSMAAEASELELCMAEPVIAYDLLHGMMVLKNGCVTLAARCISGIEANRDVCRGYVENSIGLITAMVPVIGYEQSAAIAKEALKTGASVYELLLEKELLSQQELDDLLRPENMTDPREIPGK; encoded by the coding sequence ATGCAGATTGAGCAGGCGATTTTTCAACAGGTGAAGAAGGCTACAGGCTTGAACAAGGAAGAAATCCGGTTCTTTTTTGAAAAGGGAGAGCGGAGGGAGTATGTGGCCAATGAGTGGCTCTTTCAGGAATCGACACCAAGGCAGTGGGCTGGAATCCTGCTCGAGGGCAGGGTTGAACTGGTTCGCGGGCTACATGGTGCTTCACGGCATATAGCGACGATGGTACCCGGATCCCTGATAAGTGAAGGCGCATTTTTAGAAGATGATGCCCACAGCAACGGCGCGTATACCAGAGAAGGTGCGGTGGTGTGGCGTATCAACCGCAAACAGCTGGATGAGTATAAAAAGTCGAAACCAGAGATCTATTTTCGCATTGTTGAGCGCGTGGCAGTGGGAATCAACAGGAGGCTCAAGGTACTTTCAACCCGCCTGTATGAGAACCAGCACGAGATTGCCGAGATGAGCGGTTTCAGGCTTGAGAGTGACTCCCTGGGGCAGCGTGAGATTAGTGATCACGCCTATTATGGAGTGCAGACCCAGCGGGCAATGGAGAATTTTGCTATTTCCGGCGTGTTGGTTAAAAATTTCGATCATTTGATTGAAGGGTTGGCCATGGTTAAAAAAGCGGCAGCAATGGCCAACCATGAACTGGGTATGCTTGATGAGAAAAAGGCGGGGGCGATCTGCGATGCATGCGAGGAGATTATAGCCGGTAAGCTGCACGAATTTTTTACGGTGGATATGTTCCAGGGCGGTGCCGGTACTTCGACCAATATGAATGCCAACGAGGTGATTGCCAACCGTGGCCTGGAGTTGCTGGGCAAGCGGAAAGGTGAATATCGTTACCTGCACCCCAATGATCATGTCAACTGTTCCCAGTCCACCAACGATGCCTACCCGACGGCTATCAAGCTTGCGGTATTGCTCTCGAATCGAAGTCTGATCAGAGCCATGGAAGATCTGAAAAATGCTCTGGATGAAAAGGGGAAGGAGTTCAGCGATGTATTGAAGATGGGGCGTACCGAAAATCAGGATGCGGTGCCGATGACGCTGGGACAGGAGTTCAGTGCCTATGCGGTGATGATCGAGGGGGCGATCAAGTCCATTGAGCGCGCGGCCTATGCTCTGCTTGATATCAATATGGGGGCAACCGCAATCGGCACAGGGATCAACTCGCCTCCAGGTTACGCGAACCTGGTGACTGAGAAGCTGGCAGAAGTGAGTGGTTTTGAGCTCAGAAGGGCGAAAAACCTGGTGGAAGGCACACAAAATGCCTCTATTTTTGTGCAGATGTCTGCCAATCTCAAGCTGGCTGCGGTGCAGATCTCCAAGATATGCAATGACCTTCGCTGGATGTCATCCGGTCCGCGTTGCGGCTTGAATGAGATCAATCTGCCGGCCATGCAGCCAGGTTCATCCATTATGCCAGGCAAGGTCAACCCGGTTATCCCGGAGTTGGTGAACCAGATCTGTTATCAGGTTATGGGCTACGATATGGTGGTTTCCATGGCGGCGGAGGCGAGTGAGCTTGAACTCTGCATGGCGGAGCCGGTAATTGCCTACGACCTGCTCCACGGCATGATGGTGTTGAAAAACGGCTGCGTGACTCTGGCCGCCCGTTGTATTTCCGGGATTGAAGCTAATCGGGATGTCTGTCGCGGATATGTGGAAAACAGTATTGGCCTGATCACGGCAATGGTGCCTGTTATCGGTTATGAACAGTCTGCGGCAATTGCCAAAGAGGCGTTAAAGACTGGTGCCAGCGTTTATGAATTATTGCTGGAGAAAGAACTGCTTTCGCAGCAAGAGCTGGATGACTTGCTAAGACCGGAGAACATGACAGATCCGAGGGAAATACCAGGTAAGTAG
- a CDS encoding anaerobic C4-dicarboxylate transporter: MWIIELLVVLFFIWLGARIGSIGIGFAGGFGVLTLAVVFGIEPGAIPMDVILIIMGVIAAIAAMQEAGGLDYLVWLAEKVLKANPKYITFLAPVVTYVMTMFAGTGHTAFSTLPVIAEVAKREGIRPSRPLAIATVASQIAITASPISAAVVFFAAELEGVGVDYLQLLSIAIPSSFIAVMVGALVTNFLGKELADDPVYQDRLAKGLVSDESASDKGREITKEAKRSVLIFCVAIIGVVFYATAISPMVGLIKEPILARDHAIITFMLSAATLITLLCKIEAKNILNAATFKSGMSACICVLGVAWLGTTFVAAHLDEINIFAGNLLEAKPWLLAVVLFFAAMLLYSQAATTRALMPAALALGVSPVAAIAAFAAVSALFVLPTYPTLLAAVEFDDTGSTRIGKYVFDHPFLIPGVVTITVAVALGFLIGGVVL, from the coding sequence ATGTGGATTATTGAATTGCTTGTTGTGCTGTTTTTTATCTGGTTGGGGGCACGGATTGGCAGTATCGGTATTGGCTTTGCCGGTGGTTTTGGTGTGCTGACTCTGGCGGTGGTTTTCGGTATTGAACCTGGTGCCATTCCCATGGATGTTATTCTGATAATCATGGGAGTGATCGCAGCAATCGCAGCAATGCAGGAAGCAGGCGGACTCGATTATCTGGTTTGGCTGGCTGAAAAAGTATTGAAGGCAAACCCCAAATACATCACCTTTCTGGCACCAGTTGTAACGTACGTAATGACCATGTTTGCAGGAACCGGGCATACCGCTTTTTCAACCCTTCCTGTTATAGCTGAGGTAGCCAAGAGGGAGGGAATCAGACCTTCCAGGCCGCTGGCCATCGCGACTGTGGCCTCACAGATTGCTATAACGGCCTCACCTATTTCCGCCGCCGTGGTATTTTTTGCAGCTGAGCTTGAAGGGGTCGGGGTAGATTATCTGCAATTGTTGAGCATCGCTATTCCCAGCAGCTTTATTGCGGTAATGGTCGGGGCATTGGTAACAAATTTTCTTGGTAAAGAACTGGCAGATGACCCGGTATATCAGGATAGACTTGCCAAGGGGCTGGTGTCTGACGAATCGGCCAGTGACAAGGGGCGCGAAATAACCAAAGAAGCAAAAAGGTCGGTGTTGATCTTTTGTGTGGCGATTATCGGTGTAGTCTTCTATGCCACGGCAATCAGTCCCATGGTGGGGTTGATCAAGGAGCCTATCCTGGCTCGTGATCACGCCATTATCACCTTTATGCTCTCAGCGGCGACGCTGATCACGTTACTTTGTAAGATCGAGGCAAAAAACATCCTCAATGCCGCCACCTTTAAGTCGGGAATGAGCGCCTGTATCTGTGTACTTGGTGTGGCCTGGCTGGGCACAACTTTCGTGGCAGCCCATCTCGATGAGATAAATATCTTTGCCGGAAATCTATTAGAAGCAAAACCCTGGCTGCTGGCCGTTGTGCTCTTTTTTGCCGCCATGCTGCTCTATTCGCAGGCAGCTACAACCAGAGCCCTGATGCCGGCGGCACTGGCTCTGGGAGTCAGCCCTGTCGCAGCTATAGCGGCCTTTGCCGCAGTGAGCGCGCTTTTTGTGTTGCCGACCTATCCGACTCTCCTGGCGGCAGTTGAGTTTGACGATACAGGGTCAACCAGAATCGGAAAATATGTATTTGATCACCCTTTTCTAATTCCAGGTGTAGTGACCATTACAGTCGCAGTCGCTCTGGGCTTTCTGATCGGTGGTGTTGTTCTGTAA
- the lipA gene encoding lipoyl synthase → MAGCNNKGGITRGKPRWLRRSLPTGPEYEKMRNLLKNNHLHTVCQEAQCPNQYECYSEGTATFMILGERCTRNCHFCAVEHKPLTLPDPDEPGRVAEAVDILQLRYAVITSVTRDDLEDGGATLFAETISAVRIRREKTLIEVLIPDLQGNWQALKTITDSRPDVLNHNMETVSELYPRVRPEAIYQRSLELIAEVKRQDPRMVTKSGIMVGLGETPDQLMKTFDDLLEAGCDILTLGQYLQPSKNHLPVERFVEPEEFDRLGERALERGFSGVAAGPFVRSSYQAEKLYRKVRRRFKAC, encoded by the coding sequence GGGGCAAGCCACGCTGGCTGCGCAGAAGTCTGCCCACTGGTCCGGAATATGAGAAGATGCGCAATCTTCTCAAGAATAACCATCTGCACACCGTCTGCCAGGAAGCACAATGCCCGAATCAATACGAGTGTTACTCGGAAGGCACTGCTACTTTTATGATTTTGGGGGAGAGATGTACCAGGAACTGCCATTTCTGCGCTGTTGAACATAAGCCACTTACCCTGCCGGACCCTGATGAGCCAGGCCGGGTGGCGGAGGCCGTTGACATTCTTCAGCTCCGATATGCAGTGATTACCTCTGTAACCAGAGATGATCTGGAAGATGGTGGTGCGACTCTTTTTGCAGAGACCATCAGCGCGGTGCGCATTCGCAGGGAAAAGACGCTTATCGAGGTGCTGATACCAGATCTGCAGGGGAATTGGCAGGCCTTGAAGACCATTACCGACTCCAGGCCTGATGTGCTGAACCACAATATGGAGACTGTATCCGAGCTGTACCCCCGGGTGCGGCCGGAGGCGATTTACCAGCGTTCTCTCGAACTGATTGCTGAGGTGAAGCGACAGGACCCCCGGATGGTGACCAAATCGGGCATCATGGTGGGGCTTGGCGAAACCCCTGATCAACTCATGAAAACCTTTGATGATCTGCTTGAAGCTGGTTGTGATATCCTCACACTGGGGCAGTATCTGCAACCTTCAAAAAATCATTTGCCGGTGGAACGGTTTGTTGAACCCGAAGAGTTTGACCGACTCGGAGAACGGGCACTTGAACGCGGTTTCTCAGGTGTTGCTGCCGGACCTTTTGTACGCAGTTCCTACCAGGCCGAAAAGCTCTACCGCAAAGTGCGGCGCAGGTTCAAAGCCTGCTAA